Proteins encoded in a region of the Zea mays cultivar B73 chromosome 2, Zm-B73-REFERENCE-NAM-5.0, whole genome shotgun sequence genome:
- the LOC100284265 gene encoding eukaryotic translation initiation factor 3 subunit 6, which translates to MSEHDLTALMAAQLDRHLVFPLLEFLQERQLYSESEILEAKIRLLSGTNMVDYAMDIHKSLYGTDDVPEDMVKRRAEVVSRLRSLEEAAAPLVAFLQNPQLVQEFRPDKQYNIHMLQERYQIGPDQIEALYQYAKFQFECGNYSGAADYLYQYRALCTNSERNVSALWGKLAAEILMQNWDVALEELNRLKEIIDSKNFSSPLNQLQNRIWLMHWALFIFFNHENGRNGIIDLFFQDRYLNAIQTNAHHLIRYLATAVVVNKRRRNMLKELIKVIQQEHHSYKDPVTEFLECLYVNYDFDGAQQKLIECEQVILNDPFLGKRIEEGNFVSVPLRDEFLENARLFIFETYCRIHRCIDISMLAQKLNMSYDEAELWIMNLVRSSKLDARIDSVSGTLIMTTNHVNVHEQIVESLKGLNMRTYMLAKNIVEPAQQATR; encoded by the exons ATGTCGGAGCACGACCTCACGGCGCTGATGGCGGCGCAGCTGGACCGCCACCTGGTGTTCCCCCTGCTGGAGTTCCTCCAGGAGCGGCAGCTCTACTCGGAGTCGGAGATCCTGGAGGCCAAGATCCGCCTCCTCAGCGGCACCAACATGGTCGACTACGCCATGGACATCCACAAGTCCCTCTACGGCACCGACGACGTGCCCGAGGACATGGTGAAGCGCCGCGCCGAGGTCGTCTCCAGGCTCAGGTCGCTCGAGGAGGCCGCAGCcccgctcgtcgccttcctccagaaCCCGCAGCTCGTGCAGGAGTTCAGGCCCGACAAACAGTACAACATCCACATGCTCCAGGAGCGATACCAG ATCGGTCCTGACCAGATTGAAGCTCTGTATCAGTATGCCAAATTTCAGTTTGAGTGTGGTAACTACTCAGGGGCTGCTGATTACCTTTACCAGTATCGTGCTTTGTGCACAAACAGTGAGCGAAATGTGAGTGCCCTCTGGGGAAAGCTGGCAGCAGAAATCCTAATGCAGAACTGGGACGTAGCTTTGGAGGAACTCAACCGCTTGAAGGAAATAATTGATTCAAAG AACTTCTCATCACCTCTGAATCAGCTCCAGAACAGGATATGGCTGATGCATTGGGCTCTGTTCATCTTCTTTAACCATGAAAATGGTAGAAATGGGATCATTGATCTGTTCTTCCAGGACAG GTACTTGAATGCTATACAGACAAATGCACACCATCTTATTAGGTATCTAGCTACTGCAGTTGTTGTCAACAAAAGGAGAAGGAATATGCTTAAAGAGTTGATTAAGGTCATTCAACAGGAGCACCATAGCTACAAGGATCCCGTAACTGAATTTCTGGAATGCTTATATGTTAACTATGATTTTGATGGTGCTCAACAGAAACTCATAGAGTGTGAGCAG GTTATACTGAATGATCCATTCCTGGGAAAGCGCATTGAAGAGGGAAATTTTGTCAGTGTTCCTTTGAGAGATGAGTTCCTTGAAAATGCTAGGCTTTTTATTTTCGAGACATACTGCCGTATCCATCGGTGCATCGATATCAG CATGCTTGCTCAGAAGTTGAACATGAGCTACGATGAGGCCGAGTTGTGGATCATGAATTTGGTTAGAAGCTCAAAACTGGATGCCAGGATCGATTCAGTATCAGGAACTCTCATCATGACAACCAATCACGTCAATGT CCATGAGCAGATTGTTGAGAGCTTGAAGGGCCTTAATATGAGGACCTACATGCTCGCAAAGAACATCGTTGAGCCAGCTCAGCAGGCAACTCGGTGA